The Gemmata palustris genome includes a region encoding these proteins:
- a CDS encoding PAS domain-containing hybrid sensor histidine kinase/response regulator, with protein MSDSPVTPVPPTGAGAETERLLRLAHQKLVAHAENTPLVVIEWDHETRISRWNAQAERVFGWSAAEVIGKGLFDWHFVHEDHYELARQITRDTFAGGRARRVLVTPNYTKSGGLVWCEWYTSVLFDDAKQPLSTLSLALDVTPYRATAEALELSRTRLTAALDGAKMLAWDMDLTTNRWETTLDIPDFYGVPRGPDYSNPELALHAVHPDDTALVTGGRQRAIDTGEPMRYEFRGRAPAPDGFPRWFSTRGQVLRDASGRPARIIAVTSDITELKRAEEQREALNRQLRDAAKWESLGVLAGGVAHDFNNILTVVLGSANLARRGLPANSSAAAYLDQIEQSCRRAAEVCRQMLAYAGRNLGGAARIDLTPLVRESAPLLAGPAAPHTVRYELANDLPLTHADSAQVRQVLVNLVTNAAEALAGAPGEIAVSTSSTEVPPGMPDGTFHLAPAPGRYARLAVGDTGPGVSAEVRARMFDPFYSTKFTGRGLGLAAVLGIVRAHKGGIRVESAPGAGTTVAVYWPGPVEQVSPPLTPSPSPRTTSAALVIDDEMFVREVTASTLEELGYTAILAADGASGVEQFHRNRDAIKVAVIDVMMPGVTGDQVLKTLRLFAPKLPAVLVSGFTDNRIVTAEFGPHTEFLQKPFHPEDLMNIVRRLTEESGMK; from the coding sequence ATGTCAGACTCGCCCGTTACCCCCGTCCCGCCCACCGGCGCCGGTGCCGAAACCGAGCGCCTGCTCCGGCTCGCGCACCAGAAGCTCGTTGCGCACGCCGAAAACACCCCGCTGGTCGTGATCGAGTGGGACCACGAGACCCGGATCTCGCGGTGGAACGCCCAGGCCGAGCGCGTGTTCGGGTGGTCGGCCGCGGAGGTGATCGGCAAGGGCCTGTTCGACTGGCACTTCGTTCACGAGGACCACTACGAGTTGGCCCGCCAGATCACGCGCGACACGTTCGCCGGGGGCCGGGCGCGGCGCGTGCTCGTCACCCCGAATTACACGAAGAGCGGCGGCCTCGTCTGGTGCGAGTGGTACACCTCCGTCCTGTTCGACGACGCGAAGCAGCCGCTCTCGACCCTGTCGCTGGCCCTGGACGTGACCCCGTACCGGGCCACGGCGGAAGCACTGGAGCTGAGCCGCACCCGGCTCACGGCGGCGCTGGACGGGGCGAAGATGCTCGCCTGGGACATGGATCTGACCACGAACAGGTGGGAGACCACGCTCGACATCCCCGACTTCTACGGCGTCCCGCGCGGGCCGGACTACTCGAACCCCGAACTCGCGCTCCACGCGGTTCACCCGGACGACACGGCCCTGGTGACCGGCGGGCGCCAGCGGGCGATCGACACCGGCGAGCCGATGCGGTACGAGTTCCGCGGGCGCGCCCCGGCCCCGGACGGGTTCCCGCGGTGGTTCTCGACCCGCGGTCAGGTGCTCCGCGACGCCTCCGGGAGGCCCGCCCGAATCATTGCCGTCACGTCCGACATCACGGAACTCAAGCGCGCCGAGGAGCAGCGCGAGGCGCTCAACCGGCAGCTCCGCGACGCGGCGAAGTGGGAGAGCTTGGGGGTGCTCGCGGGCGGCGTGGCGCACGACTTCAACAACATCCTCACCGTCGTACTGGGGAGCGCGAACTTGGCCCGGCGCGGGCTGCCCGCCAACTCGTCCGCGGCCGCTTACCTGGACCAGATCGAGCAATCGTGCCGGCGCGCCGCGGAGGTGTGCCGGCAGATGCTCGCCTACGCGGGGCGGAACCTGGGCGGGGCCGCGCGGATCGACCTCACGCCCCTGGTCCGCGAGTCCGCGCCGCTGCTGGCCGGCCCCGCCGCCCCGCACACCGTCCGGTACGAACTCGCGAACGACCTCCCGCTGACGCACGCCGATTCCGCCCAGGTCCGACAGGTGCTGGTGAACCTCGTGACGAACGCGGCCGAGGCGCTCGCGGGCGCCCCGGGCGAGATCGCGGTGAGCACCAGTTCCACCGAGGTGCCGCCCGGGATGCCCGACGGCACGTTCCACCTCGCGCCCGCGCCGGGCCGGTACGCGCGCCTCGCGGTCGGCGACACCGGCCCGGGGGTATCGGCCGAGGTCCGCGCCCGGATGTTCGACCCGTTCTATTCGACCAAGTTCACCGGGCGCGGGTTGGGGTTGGCGGCCGTGCTCGGGATCGTTCGTGCCCACAAGGGCGGCATCCGCGTCGAGAGCGCGCCGGGCGCGGGCACCACCGTGGCCGTGTACTGGCCGGGGCCGGTCGAACAGGTTTCACCCCCATTAACGCCCAGCCCGTCCCCGCGGACCACGAGCGCCGCACTGGTGATCGACGACGAGATGTTCGTCCGCGAGGTAACGGCTTCGACGCTGGAAGAACTGGGGTACACGGCGATTCTGGCCGCGGACGGGGCCTCCGGGGTCGAACAGTTCCACCGGAACCGCGACGCGATCAAGGTCGCGGTGATCGACGTGATGATGCCGGGGGTGACCGGCGATCAGGTTCTCAAGACGCTCCGGCTGTTTGCGCCGAAACTGCCCGCGGTCCTCGTCAGCGGGTTCACGGACAACCGCATCGTGACGGCCGAGTTCGGCCCCCACACCGAGTTCCTTCAGAAGCCGTTCCACCCCGAGGATTTAATGAACATCGTGCGCCGCCTCACAGAAGAGTCGGGGATGAAGTGA
- a CDS encoding DUF1549 domain-containing protein, giving the protein MRLRLLLAAVCVLVPVATEAADRAPAPRVVEPAPVPAPRALVASGLLPVEQVIDQFVDAAIAEAGIATAEQADDATIIRRLTLDLVGRIPTTGEVDAYVKSTDPNKRAKLVDRLIAAPGFVRHQAALFDVMLNPDGERRGGALRAYLADALKENKPWDRIFREVMLPNEADPKLKGAAEFIRGRVADADKLTADVSVAFFGVNVSCAQCHNHPHVEDWTQDHFYGMKAFLARTFDNGGFLGERGYGTVKYKPTKGPERTAKMMFLTGTTLEDASAKEPSAADQKAEKDALDKARTAKAPPPAPKFSARAKLVEVALKGENADFFARSLSNRLWHRFLGTGLVSPLDQMHSENRPSHPELLAWLARDTSANGYDIKRLVRGIVMSKAYSRSSRFEASESLPSHKMFAVARLKPMTPLQLATSLKLAAADPASFDKLKPEEFEKRMEQLESSARGLAAQLAQPADNFQIGVGEALLFSNGDRVMKEFLTDAPGTALGRVKQMKEPKEAVEFLVKTAYGRAATEPETTALVAYIEKRKGREPEAYRQVLWALVTAPEFRFSY; this is encoded by the coding sequence ATGCGGCTCCGTTTGCTGCTCGCCGCCGTTTGTGTGCTCGTACCCGTAGCGACCGAAGCGGCGGACCGCGCGCCGGCGCCGCGGGTCGTTGAACCGGCCCCCGTTCCCGCCCCCCGCGCACTCGTCGCGTCCGGGTTGCTCCCCGTTGAGCAAGTTATCGACCAGTTCGTGGACGCCGCGATCGCCGAGGCCGGTATCGCGACCGCGGAGCAGGCCGACGACGCGACCATCATTCGCCGACTCACGCTCGACCTCGTGGGGCGCATCCCGACGACGGGCGAGGTCGATGCCTACGTCAAGTCGACCGACCCGAACAAGCGCGCGAAATTGGTCGACCGGCTGATCGCGGCGCCGGGGTTCGTCCGGCACCAGGCCGCCCTCTTCGACGTCATGCTCAACCCCGACGGCGAGCGCCGCGGGGGCGCACTTCGCGCGTACCTCGCCGACGCGCTAAAAGAGAACAAGCCCTGGGACCGGATCTTCCGCGAAGTGATGCTGCCCAACGAGGCCGACCCGAAGTTGAAGGGCGCTGCGGAGTTCATTCGCGGGCGCGTCGCCGACGCCGACAAACTCACCGCCGATGTGAGCGTCGCGTTCTTCGGGGTGAACGTGAGCTGCGCGCAGTGCCACAACCACCCGCACGTCGAGGACTGGACCCAGGATCACTTTTACGGGATGAAAGCGTTCCTCGCGCGCACGTTCGACAACGGCGGGTTCCTCGGGGAGCGCGGGTACGGCACCGTGAAGTACAAGCCGACCAAAGGCCCGGAGCGCACCGCGAAGATGATGTTCCTCACCGGAACCACCCTCGAGGACGCGAGCGCGAAGGAGCCGAGCGCCGCGGACCAGAAGGCCGAAAAGGACGCGCTCGACAAGGCCCGGACCGCGAAGGCCCCGCCGCCCGCGCCGAAGTTCAGCGCACGGGCCAAGCTCGTCGAAGTCGCTCTTAAGGGAGAGAACGCGGACTTCTTCGCGCGGTCGCTCAGTAACCGCCTGTGGCACCGGTTCCTCGGCACGGGCCTCGTCAGCCCGCTCGATCAGATGCACAGCGAGAACCGGCCGAGTCACCCGGAACTGCTCGCGTGGCTCGCGCGGGACACCTCGGCCAACGGGTACGATATCAAGCGCCTGGTGCGCGGGATCGTGATGAGCAAGGCGTACTCGCGGAGCAGCCGGTTCGAGGCGTCCGAGAGCCTCCCTTCGCACAAAATGTTCGCGGTCGCGCGCCTCAAGCCGATGACGCCGCTGCAACTCGCCACGTCCCTGAAGCTCGCGGCCGCGGACCCCGCGAGCTTCGACAAGCTGAAGCCCGAAGAGTTCGAGAAGCGGATGGAGCAGCTCGAATCCTCCGCGCGCGGGCTCGCCGCGCAACTCGCGCAGCCGGCCGACAACTTCCAGATCGGCGTCGGCGAAGCGCTCCTGTTCAGCAACGGCGACCGCGTGATGAAAGAGTTCCTCACGGACGCACCGGGCACGGCCCTCGGGCGCGTGAAGCAGATGAAGGAACCGAAAGAGGCGGTCGAGTTCCTCGTGAAGACCGCCTACGGGCGCGCCGCAACCGAGCCCGAAACAACGGCGCTCGTCGCTTACATCGAAAAGCGCAAGGGGCGCGAGCCCGAAGCCTACCGTCAGGTGCTCTGGGCGCTCGTGACCGCGCCCGAGTTCCGATTCAGCTATTAA
- a CDS encoding DUF1501 domain-containing protein, with protein sequence MARNTFCGSAAHAINRRGFLGGIAAAGAAVAADMTALNALAAPGVNGALKKTQKRIILLWLAGGASQLETWDPKPGAPTGGPFRSIQTDVPGLRISELMPKMAARMKTTCLIRGLNTKNGDHGSAAQTMMRGRRDEAALRYPDLGAVVAREMGRADSKVPDYVTFYTQTEGRSMAPGDAGFLGSRYAPMELTTSNYPEFIKKLDGITDLDHQERGELRDLLGKQFGRGRSSETMSSQNEAYQRVRGIMASEKLFDITQEPQKVRDRYGPTQFGEQVLIARRLVEAGVPFVRVGRAWWDSHGQNFETHQEMVPELDHVMATLIDDLGERGMLDDVMVITLSEFGRTPGINASLGRDHFASAWSSTITGCGIKRGSVYGKTDPKGQTVVSEEADAGSLFATIYSALGLDPDKNYQVGSRPIPLVNPGVHPISAVLQ encoded by the coding sequence ATGGCCCGTAACACGTTCTGCGGTTCCGCGGCCCACGCCATCAATCGCCGCGGGTTCCTGGGGGGTATCGCGGCCGCCGGCGCTGCGGTCGCTGCCGATATGACTGCGCTCAACGCGCTCGCCGCACCCGGTGTGAACGGCGCGCTCAAGAAGACGCAGAAGCGCATCATCCTGTTGTGGCTCGCGGGCGGGGCGTCGCAGCTCGAAACGTGGGACCCGAAGCCGGGCGCCCCCACGGGCGGGCCGTTCCGCTCGATCCAGACCGATGTGCCCGGCCTGCGCATTTCGGAGCTGATGCCGAAAATGGCGGCGCGGATGAAGACCACGTGTCTGATCCGCGGGCTGAACACCAAGAACGGCGACCACGGTAGCGCGGCCCAAACCATGATGCGCGGCCGGCGCGACGAAGCGGCCCTGCGCTACCCGGACCTCGGGGCCGTGGTCGCGCGCGAAATGGGCCGCGCGGACAGCAAGGTGCCCGACTACGTCACGTTCTACACGCAGACCGAGGGCCGCAGCATGGCGCCCGGCGACGCCGGGTTCCTCGGGTCGCGCTACGCCCCGATGGAATTGACCACGAGCAACTACCCGGAGTTCATCAAGAAGCTCGACGGCATCACCGATCTCGATCACCAGGAACGCGGGGAACTCCGCGATCTGTTGGGCAAGCAGTTCGGCCGGGGCCGCAGTTCCGAAACGATGAGCAGTCAGAACGAAGCGTACCAGCGCGTCCGCGGGATCATGGCCAGCGAGAAACTGTTCGACATCACCCAGGAACCGCAGAAGGTCCGCGACCGCTACGGCCCGACGCAGTTCGGCGAGCAGGTGCTGATCGCCCGGCGATTGGTGGAAGCCGGGGTGCCGTTCGTCCGCGTCGGGCGCGCGTGGTGGGACAGCCACGGGCAGAACTTCGAGACGCACCAGGAGATGGTGCCCGAACTCGATCACGTCATGGCGACGCTGATCGACGACCTCGGCGAGCGCGGGATGCTCGACGACGTGATGGTCATCACGCTCTCCGAGTTCGGCCGCACGCCGGGCATCAACGCGAGCTTGGGGCGCGACCACTTCGCGAGCGCGTGGAGCAGCACCATCACGGGGTGCGGCATCAAGCGCGGCTCGGTGTACGGCAAGACCGACCCGAAGGGACAAACTGTTGTGTCCGAAGAGGCGGACGCGGGCAGCCTGTTCGCGACGATCTACTCGGCCCTCGGCCTCGACCCGGACAAGAACTACCAGGTCGGCAGCCGGCCGATCCCGCTCGTGAACCCCGGCGTGCATCCGATCTCCGCCGTGCTGCAGTGA
- a CDS encoding WD40 repeat domain-containing protein: MKTPLPDSLKLVKDFSRPTITFAIARADGSDTAYLGCSDFKVYRADFAAPKFEPKELYAHESYVTGVALAGAALVSGSYDGKLVWFDTDEGEKVRTTDAHAKWIRKVVAAPDGKLVASVADDMVCKVWDAATGKLVHALKGHKEKTPNDFASMLYAVTFSADGKLIATGDKAGHVVVWDAATGKELSVCEAPVMYTWDKVQRLHSIGGIRSLAFSPDGKSLAVGGMGQVGNIDHLEGKARVEVFDWRAGKRTAEFPGDKFVGLVNRLAWAPDGSWLVGGGGAGEGFLCFFDPTNKKTLRQEKLMMHVHDFAISTAGDLITSVGHNRIAVHKLG; the protein is encoded by the coding sequence ATGAAAACTCCCCTCCCCGACAGCCTCAAATTGGTCAAGGACTTCTCCCGGCCGACGATCACGTTCGCGATCGCGCGCGCGGACGGGTCCGACACCGCGTACCTCGGGTGCTCGGACTTCAAGGTGTACCGGGCCGACTTCGCCGCGCCGAAGTTTGAACCCAAAGAACTCTACGCGCACGAGAGCTACGTCACCGGCGTCGCGCTCGCGGGCGCCGCGCTCGTGAGCGGCAGCTACGACGGCAAACTCGTGTGGTTCGATACGGACGAGGGGGAGAAGGTCCGCACGACGGACGCGCACGCGAAGTGGATTCGCAAGGTGGTCGCGGCGCCGGACGGGAAGCTCGTCGCGAGCGTGGCCGACGACATGGTGTGCAAGGTGTGGGACGCGGCGACGGGTAAGCTCGTTCACGCGCTGAAGGGGCACAAGGAGAAGACGCCCAACGATTTCGCCTCCATGTTGTACGCGGTCACCTTTTCGGCGGACGGCAAGTTGATCGCGACCGGCGACAAGGCGGGGCACGTCGTCGTGTGGGACGCGGCGACCGGTAAGGAACTGTCGGTCTGCGAAGCGCCCGTCATGTACACCTGGGACAAGGTGCAGCGGCTCCACTCGATCGGCGGCATCCGCTCGCTCGCGTTCTCGCCGGACGGCAAGTCACTCGCGGTCGGCGGGATGGGGCAGGTCGGGAACATCGACCACCTCGAGGGCAAAGCGCGCGTGGAGGTGTTCGACTGGAGAGCCGGTAAGCGGACGGCCGAGTTCCCGGGCGACAAGTTCGTGGGGCTGGTGAACCGGCTCGCGTGGGCGCCGGACGGATCCTGGCTCGTGGGCGGCGGCGGGGCGGGTGAAGGGTTCCTGTGCTTCTTCGACCCGACCAACAAGAAGACGCTGCGCCAGGAAAAGCTGATGATGCACGTTCACGACTTCGCCATCTCGACCGCGGGCGACCTCATCACGAGCGTCGGCCACAACCGGATCGCGGTCCACAAACTCGGTTAG
- a CDS encoding ATP-binding response regulator, with product MPAPVGALVDTPPAPLYAPGAPKSTAQAVPTILLVDDSSVQRRIVHSLLDGAGTWNVVHAADGVSALQQIEREQPDLVLTDVYMPKMDGLALVEQVRDRFPGVPVVLMTGHGSEQVAVSALKAGAADYVPKRAMVSELGRILERVLTNARTESDRVRLFSGMTGRVSRFVLDNDPRLIGPLVAQIRDDLLAVGVCNRNGVTRVGIALEEALLNAIYHGNLEVSSQLKENGDGPFCELAHARRTQAPYAARRVRVVARVTPRRAMFVVADEGPGFDVNSLPDPATPELLERPSGRGLLLMRSFMDQVRFNAIGNRVTLVKSQISCTRDD from the coding sequence ATGCCCGCCCCAGTAGGTGCTCTCGTGGATACCCCCCCGGCCCCGCTTTACGCCCCCGGCGCACCGAAATCGACTGCACAGGCCGTCCCGACCATTCTCCTGGTCGACGATTCGTCCGTTCAGCGCCGGATCGTCCACTCACTGCTCGATGGGGCCGGAACCTGGAACGTCGTTCACGCCGCGGACGGGGTCTCGGCGCTGCAGCAGATCGAGCGGGAACAGCCGGACCTGGTCCTCACCGACGTGTACATGCCGAAGATGGACGGGTTGGCCCTGGTCGAACAGGTGCGCGACCGGTTCCCGGGCGTGCCGGTCGTCCTGATGACCGGGCACGGGAGCGAGCAGGTCGCGGTCAGCGCGCTCAAAGCGGGGGCGGCGGACTACGTCCCGAAGCGGGCGATGGTGAGCGAACTCGGGCGCATCCTGGAACGGGTGCTCACGAACGCCCGCACGGAATCGGACCGCGTGCGCCTGTTCTCCGGCATGACCGGGCGCGTGAGCCGGTTCGTGCTCGACAACGACCCGCGGCTGATCGGCCCCCTGGTCGCCCAGATCCGCGACGACCTGCTCGCGGTGGGCGTGTGCAACCGCAACGGGGTCACGCGCGTCGGCATCGCCCTCGAAGAAGCGCTCCTGAACGCGATCTACCACGGGAACCTGGAGGTCAGTTCCCAGTTGAAGGAGAACGGCGACGGACCGTTCTGTGAGCTCGCGCACGCGCGCCGCACCCAGGCCCCCTACGCCGCGCGCCGCGTGCGCGTGGTGGCCCGCGTGACGCCGCGGCGGGCGATGTTCGTGGTCGCGGACGAGGGTCCGGGGTTCGATGTGAACAGTCTGCCGGACCCGGCCACCCCGGAACTCCTCGAGCGCCCCAGCGGGCGCGGGCTGCTCCTGATGCGCTCGTTCATGGACCAAGTGCGGTTCAACGCGATCGGCAACCGGGTCACGCTCGTGAAAAGCCAGATCAGTTGCACACGGGACGATTGA
- a CDS encoding acyltransferase family protein, whose protein sequence is MSAPEQPPRASLPAPSRIGSVDAYRGFVMFLMLAEVLHFDKLKNSFPNSEFWSFLAHHQDHVAWRGCSLHDLIQPSFSFLVGVALPFSLASRAARTEAAWVSWLHAFWRAFLLVALGVFLRSVGKAQTNFTFEDTLSQIGLGYVFLFALGRVRPVWQWGACGAILVGYWGLFALYPLPAPDFDYRAVSGLPEAERPTGFAAHWDKNTNAAWAFDVWFLNLFPREVPFTHNRGGYATLSFIPTLATMILGLIAGGWLRASSAPGAKIGRFVAVGLALLASGYALDAAGICPSVKRIWTPAWVLLSGGWCFLLLALFAALLDTGLPGGWAFPLKVIGANSIAAYVGEHLIKGFVLDSFRTHLGANIFTQAGPYEPLASGVTFLVVFWLVLWWMYRHKVFVRI, encoded by the coding sequence ATGTCCGCGCCTGAACAACCACCTCGCGCGTCGCTCCCCGCTCCGTCGCGCATCGGGTCCGTGGATGCGTACCGCGGCTTTGTCATGTTCCTGATGCTGGCGGAAGTGCTACACTTCGACAAGCTAAAGAACAGCTTCCCGAATTCCGAGTTCTGGAGTTTTCTCGCCCACCACCAGGACCACGTCGCGTGGCGCGGGTGCTCGCTGCACGATCTGATTCAGCCGTCGTTCTCCTTTCTGGTGGGGGTCGCTCTACCCTTCTCGCTGGCGTCGCGCGCGGCCCGCACGGAAGCGGCCTGGGTGAGTTGGCTGCACGCTTTCTGGCGCGCGTTCCTGCTCGTCGCCCTCGGCGTGTTCCTGCGCTCGGTCGGGAAGGCGCAAACGAATTTCACGTTTGAAGACACGCTCTCGCAGATCGGCCTCGGGTACGTGTTCCTGTTCGCGCTGGGGCGCGTGCGCCCCGTGTGGCAGTGGGGCGCGTGTGGCGCCATCCTCGTGGGCTATTGGGGCTTGTTCGCACTGTACCCGCTCCCCGCACCGGACTTCGACTACCGCGCCGTGAGCGGACTGCCCGAGGCGGAGCGCCCGACCGGGTTCGCGGCCCACTGGGACAAGAACACCAACGCGGCGTGGGCGTTCGACGTGTGGTTCCTCAACCTGTTCCCGCGCGAAGTGCCGTTCACTCACAACCGCGGCGGCTACGCGACCCTCAGTTTCATCCCGACGCTCGCGACAATGATCCTCGGGCTGATTGCCGGCGGGTGGCTGCGCGCGTCATCGGCACCCGGCGCGAAGATCGGGCGGTTCGTCGCGGTGGGGCTCGCGCTCCTGGCGTCGGGCTACGCACTCGACGCGGCCGGCATTTGCCCGAGCGTGAAGCGCATCTGGACGCCCGCGTGGGTGCTGCTCAGCGGCGGGTGGTGTTTCCTGTTGCTCGCGCTGTTCGCGGCCCTTCTCGATACCGGGTTACCCGGCGGGTGGGCGTTTCCGCTGAAGGTGATCGGCGCGAACTCGATCGCGGCCTACGTCGGCGAGCACCTGATTAAAGGTTTCGTACTCGATTCATTCAGAACCCACCTCGGCGCGAACATCTTCACTCAGGCGGGACCGTATGAACCGCTCGCGAGCGGGGTGACGTTCCTGGTCGTGTTCTGGCTCGTCCTCTGGTGGATGTACCGGCACAAAGTGTTCGTCCGCATCTGA
- a CDS encoding WD40 repeat domain-containing protein produces MSIRVSRLRVLVPAIFALSAFGLVTAASEPDLPTPKDVKESVDALRDAYEKHYKAAETDAKAKKDLAKKLYTEAPKRKTPAMQYASYDEARQLAAGTGDIKLTLDALVALSTKFPGVDPNLAPDTLKLLGDGALVSTDDTGLIPLATEAGASALDREDFATAVVLGKLLATAAKKAEDPDATMEARKLLSRAESLTAAVATIKTKPNDPAANETLGQYWTFTRGRWDMGLKYLEKAANKDLAAAAAKDLANPKTSKERAAVADAWYKLARDYRGAEHRRVIDRAWEWYSAALVIAAGDEELKVGERVKEIEKNYPELFNVTFAGHTGATAAIAVTPNGKTLVSVSNDNSVRLWDATTGRLQKVLEGHTSWVGSVVLTPDSAQAVTAGGDNTIRVWDLQSGKEVAQLKGHAVAIRGLALTADGKTLISGASDKTCRAWDLKSGKELKRYGEGKDSVESVAVTPDGKSVLVGNDAGVVTVYDAKSGDIVSKFDKHDGMMVYTIVTSADGKTAISGARGKDVHVWDIATGKELRRFKGHTEQVYQIALSPDGKLVASASFDKTVRIWDFESGKELKKLEGHADGVQGVCFTPDSRFVLSASWDKTVRKWRLPLFPSGNNKRVD; encoded by the coding sequence ATGTCTATTCGAGTCAGCCGGCTCCGCGTTCTCGTACCCGCGATCTTCGCGCTCTCGGCCTTCGGGCTGGTGACCGCAGCGAGCGAACCGGATCTCCCCACGCCCAAGGACGTGAAAGAGTCCGTCGACGCGCTGCGGGACGCTTACGAGAAGCACTACAAGGCGGCGGAAACCGACGCCAAGGCGAAGAAGGACCTCGCCAAGAAGCTGTACACCGAGGCCCCCAAGCGGAAAACGCCCGCGATGCAGTACGCGAGCTACGACGAGGCCCGGCAGCTCGCGGCCGGGACCGGTGACATCAAGCTCACGCTCGACGCGCTCGTGGCCCTCAGCACCAAGTTCCCGGGCGTGGACCCGAACCTGGCCCCGGACACGCTCAAGCTGCTCGGCGACGGGGCACTGGTATCGACCGACGACACCGGGCTCATCCCGCTCGCGACCGAGGCCGGCGCGTCCGCCCTGGACCGCGAAGACTTTGCGACCGCGGTCGTGCTCGGCAAGCTGCTCGCGACGGCCGCCAAGAAAGCCGAAGACCCGGACGCGACGATGGAAGCGCGCAAGCTGCTGAGCCGGGCCGAATCGCTCACGGCCGCGGTCGCGACCATCAAGACGAAGCCGAACGACCCCGCGGCGAACGAGACGCTCGGGCAGTACTGGACCTTCACCCGCGGGCGCTGGGACATGGGGTTGAAGTACCTCGAGAAGGCGGCGAACAAGGATCTCGCGGCGGCCGCGGCGAAGGACCTCGCGAACCCCAAGACCTCGAAGGAACGCGCCGCGGTCGCCGATGCGTGGTACAAGCTCGCGCGGGACTACCGGGGCGCGGAGCACCGGCGCGTGATCGACCGCGCCTGGGAGTGGTACTCGGCGGCCCTCGTGATCGCGGCGGGCGACGAGGAACTCAAGGTCGGCGAGCGGGTCAAGGAGATCGAGAAGAACTACCCGGAACTGTTCAACGTGACGTTCGCCGGCCACACCGGGGCCACGGCCGCCATCGCCGTCACGCCCAACGGCAAGACCCTCGTCTCGGTCAGCAACGACAACTCGGTCCGCCTCTGGGACGCCACGACGGGGCGCCTCCAGAAGGTGCTCGAGGGGCACACGTCCTGGGTCGGGAGCGTGGTCCTCACGCCCGACAGCGCGCAAGCGGTGACCGCCGGCGGGGACAACACGATTCGCGTTTGGGACCTGCAATCGGGTAAGGAAGTGGCCCAGTTGAAGGGGCACGCGGTCGCGATCCGCGGGCTGGCCCTCACCGCCGACGGCAAGACGCTGATCTCCGGTGCGAGCGACAAGACGTGCCGCGCGTGGGACCTGAAGTCGGGTAAGGAGCTGAAGCGGTACGGCGAGGGGAAGGATTCCGTGGAGAGCGTCGCCGTCACCCCGGACGGCAAGAGCGTGCTGGTCGGCAACGACGCGGGCGTGGTCACCGTGTACGACGCGAAGTCGGGCGACATTGTGAGCAAGTTCGACAAGCACGACGGCATGATGGTCTACACCATCGTCACCAGTGCCGACGGGAAGACTGCGATCTCCGGGGCGCGCGGCAAAGACGTTCACGTGTGGGACATCGCCACCGGCAAGGAGCTCCGCCGGTTCAAGGGGCACACCGAGCAGGTGTACCAGATCGCCCTCAGCCCCGACGGTAAGCTCGTGGCGTCCGCGAGCTTCGACAAGACGGTCCGCATCTGGGACTTCGAGAGCGGCAAAGAGCTGAAGAAGCTGGAGGGCCACGCGGACGGCGTCCAGGGGGTGTGCTTCACGCCCGACAGCCGGTTCGTGCTCTCCGCGAGCTGGGACAAGACCGTCCGCAAGTGGCGCCTGCCGCTGTTCCCGAGCGGGAACAACAAGCGGGTGGACTAA